One window from the genome of Miscanthus floridulus cultivar M001 unplaced genomic scaffold, ASM1932011v1 fs_799_2_3, whole genome shotgun sequence encodes:
- the LOC136533178 gene encoding uncharacterized protein isoform X4, giving the protein MEPPGPSEDAHAGKGPGSSTKRFRLELVDKMPDNPKRLVFESTQQRYEVPLRQDERLPSSPDARHSPSKTPAVAPHSRDHSHRRTHAAQRTVDRVPCNLKRVVFESSQERFEHHIRPEHVLPSAAGHDSDDDDFMPIPNTRSSSHIDKSKDVGPRKTRQTRAGLSTGACTEARQRKKRATSRSSIVNVRCNPRDVIFTTNLLNPQQYAAIEADGFGHLLRMKIDALENKNLLTWLLDHTDPDRMLIRIGAGKVLPITPQIISMVLGLPIRSETFKQYSWKEGIIFRQQLISDLNQSLTEDCDIHISNLQQEILKGNVNPLMKRCFFMILCNRFLLPSSSNTIGSVDIKRTMDHQLFGVVDWSQAVFNDLQIAVRSWHDRDKNQLTQNIYGCAIFLLVYYLDNIDHPVSLVDRTSTPRLTFYDNALIDRLTVADTTITTQGAHAFGVQPFKPWSTTCYAAVDVRGAPCHNINVPAAVIPNLDIPRLLDLLFEPLDDLTGSHRDRVRGFFSEFDHTLSQNKRSIENSIANIVRAQFRLADQCRPFIHELVASQTRDTNIPGDTSKTMHTRNDHGSRESAHCTPPSMPGHEIYSHGSFVSAGTLLRSQIDEQSPVRNTPGPFGSPVHCVVSPPHISEDLPRPSTAPLRTSSKDVSGSFIVTNDPTVHPNSPVHTPIMAPVRSTTSEDGSPTPSPHAYGFDYSPLFLSTMDQSSHQQSSSIVTSRTDTELVQNDPPLHRGRIIHPQGFSYTETIPTSSASHHSRSEHNSPYAPELPEACSNKTIGKDTTSALKWPILDDLPMFKFPGKRLTKKPSKFYSPFKHGILSRPPPNLQFSLRMHAFLCADDSPLKRKTLMHFGTESLTGRDITLSFGIGKFIDPVFMDAFVKCIAEDDFNVRPECHGFRIFLQPLVSDILKSDSFSIHKTQPQCSQDIVLETIKRCLPTTDLQKAKMIFLPVSHLSHWSVYCINLGQSRVDVLDSMNYTSNNELTWDTYHSPMGQILMERLCAALSLAAPRKFPQFANWRRVPIRVPFQNNICDSGIFSMKFIEFYDGEGHGSLQTTIDPDRSKEMRAEMLQYLAFHTANKVHAPPELLQFRIGEFHPSFHPLFY; this is encoded by the exons ATGGAGCCGCCCGGTCCCTCAG AGGATGCCCATGCCGGAAAAGGCCCTGGTTCGTCAACTAAAAG ATTCCGGTTGGAGCTAGTTGATAAGATGCCTGACAACCCAAAAAGGCTTGTGTTTGAGAGCACTCAACAGCG GTATGAGGTCCCTTTGCGACAAGACGAGAGATTACCCTCCTCTCCTG ATGCAAGGCATTCCCCTTCTAAGACCCCTGCGGTAGCACCTCATTCCCGTGACCACTCTCACAGAAG GACTCATGCTGCTCAGCGTACTGTGGATAGGGTCCCGTGTAACCTTAAGAGGGTGGTTTTTGAGAGCTCGCAGGAGAG GTTTGAGCATCATATTCGACCAGAGCATGTGTTGCCTTCTGCAGCTGGTCACGACAGTGATGACGACGACTTCATGCCCATTCCCAACACCCGTTCATCCTCACACATCGACAAATCTAAGGATGTTGGTCCGAGGAAAACTAGGCAAACACGAGCAGGATTGTCGACCGGTGCATGTACAGAG GCAAGACAAAGGAAAAAGAGAGCTACCAGCCGTTCTTCCATTGTAAATGTTCGGTGTAATCCCAGAGATGTTATTTTCACCACTAACTTGTTGAACCCACAACAATATGCTGCTATTGAAGCTGATGGGTTTGGTCATTTGCTGAGAATGAAGATCGATGCTCTAGAGAACAAGAATCTGCTAACCTGGCTATTAGACCACACTGACCCTGATCGTATGCTAATTAGGATTGGTGCAGGCAAGGTCCTTCCGATCACGCCACAAATAATTAGCATGGTTCTTGGTTTGCCTATACGTAGTGAAACCTTCAAGCAATACTCATGGAAGGAAGGTATCATATTTCGCCAGCAGCTTATCTCTGATCTTAACCAAAGTCTCACTGAAGATTGTGACATACATATATCAAACCTGCAACAAGAGATCTTAAAGGGAAATGTGAACCCCCTCATGAAGAGATGCTTCTTCATGATACTTTGCAACAGGTTTCTACTTCCCAGCAGCAGTAACACCATTGGTTCAGTTGACATCAAGAGGACAATGGATCACCAATTGTTCGGAGTTGTTGACTGGTCCCAGGCTGTATTCAATGATCTCCAGATAGCTGTTCGCAGCTGGCACGATCGTGACAAAAATCAACTCACTCAAAACATATATGGCTGTGCCATTTTCCTGCTA GTATACTATCTCGACAACATTGACCACCCTGTCTCATTGGTGGACCGGACTTCGACTCCACGCCTCACCTTTTATGATAATGCTCTAATAGATCGCTTAACTGTTGCTGATACAACTATAACCACTCAGGGTGCACATGCTTTTGGTGTCCAACCT ttcAAGCCATGGAGTACCACCTGCTATGCTGCTGTAGATGTCCGTGGTGCTCCCTGTCATAACATAAATGTTCCTGCGGCAGTAATACCCAATTTAGATATCCCACGCCTCCTGGATTTGTTATTTGAGCCGCTAGATGATCTGACTGGCTCGCATAGAGACAGAGTACGGGGTTTCTTTTCTGAGTTTGATCACACACTCTCTCAGAACAAAAGGTCCATTGAGAATTCTATTGCAAACATTGTGAGAGCCCAGTTTCGGTTAGCTGATCAATGTCGTCCATTCATTCATGAACTCGTGGCATCACAAACCCGGGACACCAACATTCCAGGTGACACTTCTAAGACAATGCATACACGCAACGATCATGGTTCCCGTGAATCAGCCCATTGTACCCCGCCTTCAATGCCAG GTCATGAGATTTATTCTCATGGTAGCTTTGTTTCTGCTGGTACTTTACTTCGGAGTCAGATTGATGAACAATCACCCGTTCGCAACACTCCAG GCCCATTTGGCTCCCCTGTTCATTGTGTAGTATCACCCCCTCACATTTCTGAGGACTTACCTCGTCCATCAACTGCACCGTTGCGCACCTCTTCAAAAGATGTTTCTG GTTCCTTCATTGTCACAAATGATCCTACTGTTCATCCTAACAGTCCAGTTCACACTCCGATTATGGCTCCAGTTCGAAGCACCACCTCGGAAGACGGCAGCCCAACACCTTCTCCACACG CCTATGGGTTCGATTATTCCCCACTTTTTCTGTCAACAATGGACCAATCAAGCCATCAACAATCATCGTCTATTGTGACCAGCCGTACAGAT ACTGAGTTGGTACAAAATGATCCTCCTTTACATAGAGGCCGAATTATTCAT ccACAAGGCTTCTCTTATACTGAAACTATTCCTACTTCATCTGCCTCCCACCATTCCCGTTCTGAGCATAACTCTCCTTATGCTCCTGAACTTCCTGAAGCATGCAGTAACAAAACAATCGGAAAAGACACCACTTCTGCATTAAAGTGGCCGATTCTAGATGATCTGCCTATGTTCAAGTTTCCTGGAAAGAGACTAACCAAGAAGCCATCCAAATTTTATTCACCCTTCAAGCATGGCATTTTGTCTCGTCCTCCACCCAATTTACAGTTTTCTTTGCGTATGCATGCCTTCCTTTGTGCAGATGACTCTCCATTGAAAAG GAAAACTTTGATGCACTTTGGGACAGAGTCATTGACTGGCCGAGATATTACACTTTCCTTTGGTATTGGGAAATTCATAGACCCTGTGTTCATGGATGCATTTGTCAAATGCATAGCTGAAGATGACTTTAATGTTCGTCCTGAATGCCATGGGTTCAGAATATTCCTACAACCTCTTGTCTCG GATATTCTTAAGTCAGACTCCTTCAGTATTCACAAAACTCAGCCTCAGTGCAGCCAGGACATTGTACTAGAAACTATCAAGCGATGCCTCCCCACGACTGACTTACAAAAGGCAAAGATG ATATTTCTTCCGGTTTCTCATCTTAGTCACTGGTCTGTATATTGTATCAATCTTGGCCAATCCCGTGTCGATGTCCTAGACTCAATGAACTATACTTCTAACAATGAGCTCACATGGGATACATATCATTCACCTATGGGCCAAATACTCATGGAACGCCTTTGTGCTGCACTATCTTTAGCTGCACCCCGCAAATTCCCCCAATTTGCAAACTGGAGACGTGTACCAATTCGGGTTCCATTTCAAAATAATATATGCGACTCTGGCATATTCTCCATGAAGTTTATTGAGTTCTATGACGGTGAGGGCCATGGTTCTCTGCAAACTACTATAGATCCG GATCGATCAAAGGAGATGAGGGCAGAAATGCTACAATATCTAGCCTTTCATACTGCCAACAAAGTCCATGCTCCTCCTGAGCTTCTTCAATTCCGTATTGGAGAGTTCCATCCTTCTTTCCATCCTCTCTTTTATTAG